Proteins found in one Thermodesulfatator atlanticus DSM 21156 genomic segment:
- a CDS encoding type II secretion system protein GspK — MLAITLVLVLAISFMVGMLFWQQKGAQSLIYTALNSANEDFKRASLMHILWQKGLEDMKQTGFFPHEIVLKIEGSPAITAKLVVSRESSRLNVNKASEEELLNLFLEHGISREEAHIMVDSLLDWRDKDNLHRLNGAEKDYYLPYGYSPANGPFKDLSEIALVRGFNPYRFWFTPGIYQWITIYTETTKNAIEDEDITLRDDNVYRLELYRKEGDKSFKYLEIFRYKNGKRNSLFNFTF, encoded by the coding sequence GTGCTTGCCATAACACTGGTGCTGGTGCTCGCTATTTCTTTTATGGTGGGGATGCTTTTTTGGCAACAAAAGGGCGCCCAAAGCCTTATTTATACCGCGTTGAATAGCGCTAACGAAGACTTTAAAAGGGCATCACTTATGCATATTCTCTGGCAAAAGGGCCTGGAAGACATGAAACAAACAGGATTTTTCCCGCACGAAATAGTACTTAAAATCGAAGGCTCCCCCGCTATCACCGCAAAGCTTGTGGTTTCAAGGGAAAGTTCGCGGCTCAACGTAAACAAGGCAAGCGAAGAAGAGCTCCTAAATCTTTTCCTGGAACACGGCATTTCCCGTGAGGAAGCTCACATCATGGTTGACAGCCTGCTTGACTGGCGTGATAAAGACAACCTCCACCGCTTAAACGGCGCCGAAAAGGATTATTATCTTCCCTATGGCTACTCCCCGGCAAACGGCCCTTTTAAGGACCTTTCTGAAATTGCCCTTGTACGCGGTTTTAACCCGTATCGGTTCTGGTTTACCCCGGGTATTTACCAGTGGATTACCATCTATACTGAAACAACGAAAAATGCTATTGAAGATGAAGACATAACTTTACGGGATGATAACGTCTATCGCCTTGAACTTTACCGGAAAGAAGGCGATAAATCTTTCAAATATCTAGAGATCTTTCGGTATAAAAATGGCAAAAGAAATTCTCTTTTTAATTTTACTTTTTGA
- the gspD gene encoding type II secretion system secretin GspD, whose product MRRGYVFLILLILLAGCQTKKPRVATETLLSPTLSAKPSLPSEKPRPLKEKEPPTAKPTPEVKSFVILEAPEKEPQKITRVYRPEIKKDGQIELSLDMEGADLLDFLDLLLKETLKVNYVVDNAARAKVTLHIHGSFTRDQIFNMLGQVLALNNLSLVKDGDLYRILPASKLAGVSGDISFAFLRPRYLRVLEIKGLLQPLVSQGAKILIDKATNTLLVFDNPENVLKVSRVVSLLDEDVLADMTLALYKPKVLDADTLAGYLKSIFQATPWKERRLTSFVDFIPMKEINALLIVARDEGLIKRIKRWIDELDKGELAEKEVFIYQVENGDAEEIADILQQAFSGTTKKSNRKTIVPAQKTKPNSSEVSGEVRIIPDKTNNLLVIKATRQDYLTIKRLLEQIDVLPRQVVIEMLIMEITLNKELEHGVEWFLKNRTKYQGDLYNLGAGFAKQEGRTPAFFENAQQLKGLTLSLYRVGDFGSLFNLLESISQINILSSPVILATDNKEARIQIGQEVPIITQQVTNTSATEPNITSTVQYRDTGIILDVKPHINSSGLVKLDIVQEISSAQKNYLGLENTPLITKRKIETSLVVKNNQTIVLGGLIDNRQEFAETGVPLLKDLPFIGHAFKWQKRTRDRTELLVAITPRVVRNYQEAEAVMHAFKEKIRALRERLEKQELE is encoded by the coding sequence ATGCGCAGGGGCTATGTTTTTCTTATTCTTTTGATATTGCTCGCAGGTTGTCAAACAAAAAAGCCACGTGTTGCAACAGAAACCCTTCTTTCCCCTACCTTATCAGCTAAACCAAGCCTGCCCAGCGAAAAACCCAGGCCCTTAAAAGAAAAAGAGCCCCCCACAGCCAAGCCAACCCCTGAAGTGAAAAGCTTCGTAATCCTTGAGGCCCCTGAAAAAGAACCCCAAAAGATTACCAGGGTATATCGCCCGGAAATAAAAAAAGACGGCCAGATAGAGCTTTCTCTTGACATGGAAGGGGCAGATTTACTCGATTTTCTTGATCTTTTATTGAAAGAGACCCTTAAAGTGAACTACGTAGTTGATAACGCCGCGCGCGCCAAGGTGACCCTTCACATCCACGGGAGTTTCACCAGGGATCAAATCTTCAATATGCTTGGCCAGGTGCTTGCGCTTAACAACTTAAGCCTTGTGAAAGACGGAGACTTATACCGGATTTTACCCGCAAGTAAGCTCGCAGGGGTTTCAGGCGACATTTCCTTTGCCTTTCTCAGGCCCAGATATCTCAGGGTTCTCGAAATAAAAGGGCTTTTGCAGCCCCTTGTTTCCCAGGGGGCCAAAATCCTCATTGATAAAGCCACTAACACGCTCCTTGTTTTTGACAACCCGGAAAACGTTTTAAAGGTAAGCCGGGTGGTAAGCCTTCTTGACGAAGACGTGCTGGCGGATATGACCCTTGCCCTTTACAAGCCCAAAGTCCTTGATGCCGATACGCTTGCTGGCTATCTCAAATCCATTTTTCAGGCCACGCCCTGGAAGGAAAGAAGGCTTACTTCCTTTGTGGATTTTATTCCCATGAAAGAAATAAACGCCCTTCTTATTGTGGCGCGGGATGAGGGGCTCATCAAGCGAATTAAACGCTGGATTGACGAGCTTGATAAGGGTGAGCTTGCGGAAAAAGAAGTATTCATCTATCAGGTGGAAAACGGCGATGCCGAAGAGATTGCAGACATTTTGCAACAGGCCTTCTCCGGCACCACTAAAAAGTCCAATCGCAAGACTATTGTCCCTGCCCAAAAAACCAAACCAAATTCTTCAGAGGTTAGCGGAGAGGTCCGCATCATACCGGACAAAACCAACAACTTATTAGTTATCAAGGCCACGAGGCAGGACTATCTCACCATCAAGCGCCTGCTCGAACAGATAGACGTGCTCCCACGCCAGGTTGTTATCGAGATGCTCATCATGGAAATAACCCTTAACAAAGAGCTTGAGCATGGTGTGGAGTGGTTTCTGAAAAACCGCACCAAATATCAAGGGGACTTATATAACTTAGGAGCTGGTTTCGCTAAACAAGAAGGGAGAACACCAGCATTTTTTGAAAATGCTCAGCAGCTTAAAGGATTGACTTTAAGTTTATACCGCGTAGGAGATTTTGGTTCTCTTTTTAACTTATTAGAATCAATTTCCCAGATAAACATACTTTCATCTCCGGTAATTCTTGCCACAGACAACAAAGAAGCCCGCATACAAATTGGCCAGGAAGTCCCCATCATAACCCAGCAGGTTACCAACACCTCAGCTACTGAACCGAATATTACCTCTACCGTGCAATACCGAGATACCGGGATCATTCTCGACGTAAAGCCCCATATCAATTCAAGCGGCCTGGTAAAGCTAGACATTGTCCAGGAAATAAGCTCTGCTCAGAAAAATTACCTGGGGCTTGAAAACACCCCTCTTATCACCAAACGCAAGATAGAAACTTCTCTGGTAGTGAAAAACAACCAGACCATTGTGCTTGGCGGCTTGATTGACAATCGCCAGGAGTTTGCCGAAACAGGAGTCCCCCTTTTAAAAGACCTACCGTTTATCGGGCATGCTTTTAAATGGCAAAAACGCACCAGGGACCGCACGGAGCTTTTAGTGGCTATAACCCCACGGGTGGTGCGTAATTATCAGGAAGCTGAAGCGGTAATGCATGCATTTAAAGAAAAAATCAGGGCCCTTCGTGAGCGTCTTGAAAAACAAGAACTTGAGTAA
- a CDS encoding prepilin-type N-terminal cleavage/methylation domain-containing protein, with protein MSNCKHNRIERALRKGVLQRSHKGFTLLELLVTLLLGTLLLLLIYQVFGKVAKDFLVFQQGKDFALFIKVSEGLRRQLEHLDESRVNIGGLSGKLFSFRGNTLAFLTNFGPGGKIIAIYHNAKEGLIYAELIYTGKRLSPNLLAEAKDLPNPPIFYLPGMKISILQKTEEGLKELSSWQGIPSREDNLILKITSGSHERLIPIIPRP; from the coding sequence TTGAGTAATTGCAAGCACAACCGCATTGAACGGGCCTTAAGAAAAGGCGTTTTGCAAAGGTCTCATAAGGGATTCACCCTACTTGAGCTGCTGGTAACCCTTCTTTTGGGTACCTTGCTGCTTCTTTTGATTTATCAGGTATTTGGCAAGGTGGCCAAAGATTTTTTGGTTTTTCAGCAAGGAAAAGACTTTGCTCTTTTTATCAAGGTAAGCGAGGGTCTACGGCGGCAGCTTGAGCACCTGGACGAAAGCCGGGTAAACATAGGCGGGCTTTCGGGAAAGCTCTTTTCCTTTCGAGGCAACACCCTGGCTTTTCTTACGAACTTTGGCCCCGGGGGCAAAATTATTGCCATCTATCACAATGCCAAAGAAGGCCTTATTTACGCAGAGCTTATTTATACGGGCAAACGTTTGTCACCCAATCTTTTAGCAGAGGCCAAAGACTTACCAAACCCGCCTATATTTTATTTGCCCGGGATGAAGATCTCTATTCTCCAGAAAACCGAGGAGGGTTTAAAAGAGCTCTCTTCCTGGCAGGGAATCCCTTCTAGGGAAGACAACTTGATTTTGAAGATTACCTCGGGAAGCCACGAACGCCTTATTCCTATTATCCCCAGACCCTGA